The window TAGCTCATGCCGGCGTAACCGCTGAAGGTCAGCATCAAGGTCGCCACGAGGAACGCCAGGATGTAGAGCAGGATGTGCTTCTTGGCCACTTCAATTCCGCGCTTCACTGGCAGCACCGGAATCGATGCGGCCAGGTAATCGTTGAAGCGGAAGATCGCGATGGCGTAGGAATGCGGCATCTGCCACAGGCTGAACATCACCAGCAACGTCAGCGCGGCCATGTCGAAGCTGTTGGTTACGGCGACGTAACCGATCACTGGCGGCATGGCGCCCGACAGACTGCCCACCAGCGTGCCGTGAACCGACTTGCGCTTGAGGTACAGGCTGTAGAAGCCGACGTAGATCACGAAGCCGATTACCGCGAACAGGGCGGCCAACGGGTTGGCCACCTTGTACAACAATGCAACGCCGAGAACACCAAGGATGGTCGCGTAGACCAGGGCCAGTTTCAGGGAGATCAAGCCCTGCACCAGCACCCGGTTCTTGGTGCGTTCCATCTTCAGGTCGATGTCGCGGTCGATGCAGTTGTTGAACACGCAACCGGAGGCGACAACCAGGGATGTACCGATCATGGCAGCCAGAAACACCGCCAGATCGACATGCCCTTTCGAGGCCAGGAAAAACCCGCCTGCCACAGAAAGCACGTTACCGAAAATGATCCCCGGTTTGGTGATTTGGATAAAGTGCTTGAGCGACATCGGGTCTTACCTCACTTCGCCATCATGAACGTGTGGATGCTGAACATGATCCACAACGACAGGCCAACCAGCAGCAGGATCACGATGGCCGTGAAGACGAACGCGATCACGTTGTTACGCTGAGCCACCGAACGGTCCAGGTGCAGGAAGTAATACAGGTGAACGATCACCTGGATCACTGCGAACAGCAGGACGATTGCCAGTGTGGTGGCCTTCGGCAGGCTCGGGTACATCACCAGACCGAACGGGATGACGGTCAGGATCACCGACAGGATGAAGCCGATGGCGTACGACTTTACGCTGCCGTGGCCAGCATCATGGCTGTCATGGGAGTGTGCATTAGCCATTACAGAGTCCCCATCAGGTAAACAACGGTGAATACGCAGATCCACACCACGTCCAGGAAGTGCCAGAACAGGCTCAGGCAGCTCAGACGGGTCTTGTTGGTCGCCGTCAGGCCGTGCTTGTTGACCTGGTACATCATGATGCCCATCCAGATCAGACCCGCAGACACGTGCAGACCGTGGGTACCGACCAGGGTGAAGAACGCGGACAGGAAGCCCGAACGGCTAGGACCGAAGCCCTCGGAGATCAGCAGGTGGAACTCGTTGATCTCCATGGCGATAAAGCCTGCGCCGAGCAGGAAGGTCATGAACAACCAGCCCAGAACCTGCTGCTTTTTACCTTTGTACAACGCCAGCATGGCGAAGCCGTAGGTGATCGAACTGAACAACAGCAGAGCAGTTTCGCCCAGCACGTATGGCAGTTCGAAGATGTCGTGGCCCGACGGGCCACCGGCTACGTTGTTTACCAGTACTGCGTACACCGCGAAGATCGACGCAAACAGAATGCAGTCGGTCATCAGGTAGAGCCAGAAACCGTATACGGTCATCTCGCCCGAATCGTGGTGATGGTCATCGTGCCCATGTTCACCATGGGCGTGTCCGGCATTGGTCACTAAATTCGACATGGTTTAAGCCTGTTCCAACGAGGTTTCAACACGGGTGGCACCGGCCGGGATTTTCCCTGCCGCGACCAGACGCTTGTGCTGCTCGGCTTCGATGCGCTCGATCGTTTCAACCGGAACCATATAGCCCTGGTCGTCACGTGCAGCGTGGATCACGAAGTAGATGACAGTGCCGGCCAGGCTGGCGATCGCCAACCACCAGATGTGCCAGATCATCGCGAAACCGAACACGGTCAACAGTGCGCCCATCACTACGCCAGTGGCGGTGTTGTTCGGCATGTGGATCGGCTCGTACTTGGCCGGACGCTGGTACGCGGTACCGTTTTCCTTGGCTTCGGTGAACGGGTCGATGCAGTCAGCCTTAGGCAGCACAGCGAAGTTGTAGAACGGAGGTGGCGACGAGGTCGACCATTCCAGAGTGTGTGCATTCCACGGGTCACCGTGATCGCAAACGTTCTCTGGCTTGTTGCGGTCACGCACCGACACGTACAGCTGGATCAGCTGGCAGGCGATACCGACAGCGATCATCACCGCACCGAACATGGCAACGTACAGGTACGGTACCCACTCAGGGTTGGTGGTGGCGTTCAGACGACGGGTCATGCCCATGAAGCCCAGTGCATAGAGCGGCATGAACGCGACGAAGAAGCCCGAGATCCAGAACCAGAACGCTGCTTTACCCCAGCCTTCGTGCAGCTTGAAGCCGAACGCTTTCGGGAAGTAGAACGCGAAACCTGCGATGTAACCGAATACCGCACCGCCGATGATCACGTTGTGGAAGTGCGCGATCACGAACAGGCTGTTGTGCAGAACGAAGTCAGCACCCGGGATGGCCAGCAGTACGCCGGTCATGCCGCCGATGGCGAAGGTCACCATGAAGCCAAGCGTCCACATCACCTGGCTGGTGAAGCGCAGACGGCCCTGGTAGATGGTGAACAGCCAGTTGAATAGCTTCACACCCGTCGGGATGGAAATCAGCATCGTCGCCAGACCGAAGAAGGCGTTGACGCTCGCACCCGAACCCATGGTGAAGAAGTGGTGCAGCCAAACCATGAAGCCCAGTACCGAGATCGCGCCCGAGGCGTAGATCATCGAGTGGTGGCCGAACAGTTTCTTGCCGGTGAACGCCGAGATCACTTCCGAGAAGATGCCGAATGCCGGCAGGATCAGGATGTAAACCTCAGGGTGGCCCCAGGCCCAGAACAGGTTGACGTACATCATTGGATTGCCACCAAGTTCATTGGTGAAAATGTGGAAATCCATGTAACGGTCAAGGGTCAGCAGTGCCAGAGTAGCGGTCAGGATCGGGAACGAAGCCACGATCAGAACGTTTGCCCAGGTGCAGGTCCAGGTGAAGATCGGCATGTCCATCAGTTTCATGCCAGGGGTACGCATTTTCAGCACGGTCGCGAGGAAGTTGACCCCCGTTAGCGTCGTACCCAACCCGGATAGCTGTAGCGCCCAGATGTAGTAGTCCATCCCCACGCCAGGGCTGTATTGCAGACCCGACAGCGGTGGATAAGCAACCCAACCGGTCTTGGCGAATTCGCCGACGCCCAGGGACAGGTTGATCAGCACAACGCCGGACACCAGCAGCCAGAAGCTCAGGGAGTTCAGGAACGGGAACGCAACGTCACGCGCGCCGATCTGCAGCGGCACTGCAAGGTTCATCAGGCCGGTGAAGAATGGCATCGCCATGAAGATGATCATGATCACACCGTGAGCGGTGAAGATCTGGTCATAGTGTTCAGGTGGCAGGTAGCCAGGCGAACCCTCGGTGGCCATGGCCAACTGGGTACGCATCATGATGGCGTCGGCAAAACCGCGCAGCAGCATGACCATGGCGACGATGATGTACATCACGCCGATTTTCTTGTGGTCGACCGACGTCAGCCACTCGGTCCACAAGTAAGTCCACTTCTTGAAGTAGGTGATTGCAGCGAACAGCGCCAGACCACCGAGGGCGATCATGGCGATGGTCACCATCACGATCGGCTCGTGGAATGGGACTGCTTCCCAACTTAATTTACCAAACATCGTTTACTCCTCTGCCCCGGCAGCTGAATGCGAACTCGAGTCAATTTCCGTGGCCGCCACTTCTTTCTCTTTCTTCTCGTGCTTCAGCGGCTTGCCCGGCTTCATACCTTCGTACTTGTCGACGATGATCTGGAACTGGTTCGGCGTGACCGAGGAGTAGAGCTCGACTGGGTTGTTCTGGCTTGGCTTGGCAAGGGCTGCGTATTCAGCTTGATCAAGCTGTTTAGGTGACTTCTTGACTTCACTTACCCAGGCGTCGAAATCTTCCTGAGTGGTGGAGATAGCTTTGAACTTCATGCCGGTGAAACCCGCGCCGCTGTAGTTGGCGGAGATACCGTCCATTTCAGCGTTGCGGTCAGCGATCAGGTGCAGCTTGGTCTGCATGCCCGCCATCGCGTAGATCTGGCCGCCCAGACCCGGGATGAAGAACGAGTTCATCACAGCGTCAGAGGTGATCTTGAAGTTGATTGGCGTGTGCGCCGGGAACACGATCTTGTTGACCGTGGCGATGCCTTGTTCCGGGTAGATGAACAGCCACTTCCAGTCCAGCGCGACCACTTCGATGGTCACAGGCTTGACGTCGGATTGAATCGGACGATAAGGGTCCAGTTCGTGGGTCGAGATGTAGGTGATGTAACCCAGGGCAATGATGATCAGGACCGGGATGGTCCAGACTGCCACTTCGATTTTGGTCGAGTGCGACCATTTCGGGGTGTAGACAGCGTTCTTGTTCGACGCGCGGTATTTCCAGGCGAACAGGAAGGTCATGACGATAACCGGCACAACGACCAACAGCATCAGCAGCGTGGCGGTGATGATCAGGTTGCGCTGTTCCAGGCCGACCTGGCCCGTTGGATTGAGCAAGGTCATGTTGCAGCCTCCCAGCAACAACGTGCCGAGCAGCGGCACTAGGCCTAGTAATCTGGGGTACCTGTTTTTACTCATCTCACGACCTCTAAAGCAGCTTGCGCAATGCAGTTGGGTTTTGATCGCCAACACTTCACCCTGCCAAGGGTTGGCATTTTCTTTGGATTGAATAAGGGCCGCCCGTCGCGCGTCAGACGCTCGACAAAACCTGGGACAGCGGTCAGTTCTTATTCGAATTCGTGGTCAAAGGCCTTGTTACAGACCAATTCCATTTGGTGCGGAAAGTTGGAAGGCACCGACACCTGGGTGTCTTGAAAGCCTCACGACTTGCTCGACACCCGACTTCCTGCTCGCTCCTTAATAAAGGCTGAACAGTGCCGGGAATTCAGTGCGGGCGATTGTAGATAGGTAGCGCCCTATACACCATGTCTTATCCCGAAATAATTTTTATCCGTTCGAGCAACAAT of the Pseudomonas sp. Seg1 genome contains:
- the cyoE gene encoding heme o synthase, coding for MSLKHFIQITKPGIIFGNVLSVAGGFFLASKGHVDLAVFLAAMIGTSLVVASGCVFNNCIDRDIDLKMERTKNRVLVQGLISLKLALVYATILGVLGVALLYKVANPLAALFAVIGFVIYVGFYSLYLKRKSVHGTLVGSLSGAMPPVIGYVAVTNSFDMAALTLLVMFSLWQMPHSYAIAIFRFNDYLAASIPVLPVKRGIEVAKKHILLYILAFLVATLMLTFSGYAGMSYLAVAAAMGMYWLYMAWTGYKAVDDTVWARKLFVFSIFTITALSVMMSLDFKVPSELLLTYAP
- the cyoD gene encoding cytochrome o ubiquinol oxidase subunit IV; its protein translation is MANAHSHDSHDAGHGSVKSYAIGFILSVILTVIPFGLVMYPSLPKATTLAIVLLFAVIQVIVHLYYFLHLDRSVAQRNNVIAFVFTAIVILLLVGLSLWIMFSIHTFMMAK
- the cyoC gene encoding cytochrome o ubiquinol oxidase subunit III, giving the protein MSNLVTNAGHAHGEHGHDDHHHDSGEMTVYGFWLYLMTDCILFASIFAVYAVLVNNVAGGPSGHDIFELPYVLGETALLLFSSITYGFAMLALYKGKKQQVLGWLFMTFLLGAGFIAMEINEFHLLISEGFGPSRSGFLSAFFTLVGTHGLHVSAGLIWMGIMMYQVNKHGLTATNKTRLSCLSLFWHFLDVVWICVFTVVYLMGTL
- the cyoB gene encoding cytochrome o ubiquinol oxidase subunit I, producing MFGKLSWEAVPFHEPIVMVTIAMIALGGLALFAAITYFKKWTYLWTEWLTSVDHKKIGVMYIIVAMVMLLRGFADAIMMRTQLAMATEGSPGYLPPEHYDQIFTAHGVIMIIFMAMPFFTGLMNLAVPLQIGARDVAFPFLNSLSFWLLVSGVVLINLSLGVGEFAKTGWVAYPPLSGLQYSPGVGMDYYIWALQLSGLGTTLTGVNFLATVLKMRTPGMKLMDMPIFTWTCTWANVLIVASFPILTATLALLTLDRYMDFHIFTNELGGNPMMYVNLFWAWGHPEVYILILPAFGIFSEVISAFTGKKLFGHHSMIYASGAISVLGFMVWLHHFFTMGSGASVNAFFGLATMLISIPTGVKLFNWLFTIYQGRLRFTSQVMWTLGFMVTFAIGGMTGVLLAIPGADFVLHNSLFVIAHFHNVIIGGAVFGYIAGFAFYFPKAFGFKLHEGWGKAAFWFWISGFFVAFMPLYALGFMGMTRRLNATTNPEWVPYLYVAMFGAVMIAVGIACQLIQLYVSVRDRNKPENVCDHGDPWNAHTLEWSTSSPPPFYNFAVLPKADCIDPFTEAKENGTAYQRPAKYEPIHMPNNTATGVVMGALLTVFGFAMIWHIWWLAIASLAGTVIYFVIHAARDDQGYMVPVETIERIEAEQHKRLVAAGKIPAGATRVETSLEQA
- the cyoA gene encoding ubiquinol oxidase subunit II; protein product: MSKNRYPRLLGLVPLLGTLLLGGCNMTLLNPTGQVGLEQRNLIITATLLMLLVVVPVIVMTFLFAWKYRASNKNAVYTPKWSHSTKIEVAVWTIPVLIIIALGYITYISTHELDPYRPIQSDVKPVTIEVVALDWKWLFIYPEQGIATVNKIVFPAHTPINFKITSDAVMNSFFIPGLGGQIYAMAGMQTKLHLIADRNAEMDGISANYSGAGFTGMKFKAISTTQEDFDAWVSEVKKSPKQLDQAEYAALAKPSQNNPVELYSSVTPNQFQIIVDKYEGMKPGKPLKHEKKEKEVAATEIDSSSHSAAGAEE